The genomic stretch acactatctggattctgagttcctaaagaagccaatcattctgaatttcaaaggataaagtgagatgccaaaactgttcggaggcaaaaagctactagtcccgctcatctaatttggagctaagtttcattgataatttggagtttatagtatattcttttctttttatcttatttgattttcagttgcttgaggacaagcaacaatttaagtttggtgttgtgatgagcggataatttgtacgctttttggcattgtttttagtatgtttttagtatcttttagttagtttttattatatttttattagtttttagctaaaattcacttttctggactttactatgagtttgtgtgtttttctgtgatttcaggtattttctggctgaaattgagggatctgagcaaaaatttgattcagagactcaaaaggactgcagatgctattggattctgacctccctgcactcgaagtagattttctggagctacagaagcccaattggcgcgctctcaacggcgttggaaattagacatcctgggctttccagcaatatatgatagtccatactttgtccaagatttgatggcccaaaccggcgttcaaagtcacctcaaaaaattccagcgttaaacgccggaactggcacctaaatgggagttaaacgcccaactggcataaaagctggcgtttaactccaagaagagtctctacacgaaaatgcttcattgctcagcccaagcacacaccaagtgggcccggaagtggatttctatgtcatttactcatctctgtacaccctaggctactaattttctatatataggaccttttactattgtattttcatcttttgatcatgtttttatgattgaaccctcttttgggaggctggccattcggccatgcctagactttgttcttatgtattttcaacggtggagtttctacacaccatagattaaggtgtggagctctgctgtacctcgagtattaatgcaattactattgttcttctattcaattccgcttgttctttgtccaagatatcacttgttcttcaacttgatgaaggtgatgattgacactcatcatcattctcacctatgaacaaagtgactgacaaccactcttgttctacaagcatacgaggctctagtgaatatctcttggattctttaaccggaatcttcgtggtataggcgagaactgatggcggcattcaagagaatccggaaggtctaaccttgtctgtggtattctgagtaggattcaatgattgaatgactgtgacgtgcttcaaactcctgagggcggggagttagtgacagacgcaaaagaatcactggattctattccggcctgattgagaaccgacagatgaattccgctatgaccgtgacagggcatatgcaatcgctttcaatgagaggatgggaggtagccactgacaacggtgaaaccctacacaagcttgccatggaaaggagtaagaaggattggatgaagactgtaggaaagcagagagacggaagggaaggcatcttcatacgcttatctgaagctctcaccaatgatatacataagtatctctatctttatctttatgctttattcgtttatcactatacccatttgagtttgcctgactgagatttacaaggtgaccatagcttgcttcatagcaacaatctccgtgggatcgacccttactcacgtaaggtattacttggacgacccagtgcacttgctggttagttgtgcgaagttgtgtttatgccatggtattgagcgccaagtctttggagcctttactagggattatttgtgtatttcaaagtattgatcacaatttcgtgcaccaaggatGATCTGAGCACCATATCTCAGGGGTTTCCAATGATGATTCCGAAGAGCGACATCTCCATGGAGGTGTGTcaggttggcagttgaaccgacaatgtgatatcacaactaataggataggcattcatcatgtgcatcttctatctgtttgtttgctttgccAACTTTTAATTGCTTGCCTACTTGTATAACATGCCTAATTGCCTACTTGAACTACTTGGCTTACTTGCTTATtcttgtgttttacttgcattgtatttaattgtgctttctactgggattgaggaggtttggaaggcggtggcgataggatcgcatggaggatagGTTGGTGAAGACTGTGGGATAGCAGAGATTTGTTAGAATAGAAAATCCCCTAAGATAGATTACCCTTTTATTGTATTATGGTTTAAGTTATGCTTTACTGTTTTAGTATACTTTAAGAtaaatcttgtgatggatatgaagtCTAGGATTACCTTTGgcgtcccggggtcttatatcttacatcactgggcactattaccatactgagaacctccggttctcataccatattcagttgttatttttcagatgcaggtcgcaccCTACCTTGGTGAGTTATTTTGGATGGTGACAGAAGCGGAGGATCATGATACTTTTTGgagtcttttttatttattttgtttatatatctctcacttttttatttttgcttttgcCTAGAGGCTTGTATTGAGAGAGAAAAATCTATATAAGCTGTTTTAAAATctgtataagctgttttaaaATATAGTCGGCTTAAACTCTGCGAGTCGTGGCTATATTCTTATGATATTATACTAGTATCTTTTGTTATACTATATCTATATCTTGTGCTTTAAGTTAGTAGCTTCGTTAGTATGTTTTGCGCTTTTTAAATCCTGTTTTGAGCTAtatccttcatcgggcttctaggttattttaattcttctatatattatatgtataagcTTTAGAACTGTCataacctttgattaacctttgctttacgatgCGAGGTTaagcttaggctaattagggtgttacatttagtggtatcagagcggttcatcctcgtgagcctgagggatggaccgaTTGTGTTTTATTGCATACTCTGTGTGTCTTTCCTTTGATGCTATTAGGTTATCTACATGTTATTGcatagcatgcttgtttgtAAGTGCCTGTTTGGGATAATTGAAGCACTAGGCTTTTGATATTGAaactgatcaccttgatatcgaAGGTTTCGTGTAGACAGGAAACCTAATGGCCACTCGCAGATGAGGTCAAGCACATTTACGAGAGAGTAGGAATGAGCAGCCGGCCGATAACCATGCCGAATTCATGGTGGTAATGGAGAATCTTGCAAACACCATGGAGGCTAATTCTACTGCGACTCTGCAAGATGTGCAGAGGTTAGGCCAACCAGCTGGAAACGGAAATGGGAATGACGAAAGAAATGCGAATAATAATGCTGAGGGGAATGGCGATAAAATGGGAGGTACTTCGATAACCTTGGCGACTTTTCTCAAGGTTCATCTGTCAAGTTTCTGAGGTTCATCCTACCCTACAGAAGCAGACAACTGGTTTCACGCCGTGGAGCGTGTGCTAGAAGCACAGCATATTCTGAATAACCAATATGTAGAATTTGCTACTTATCAACTTGTGGGAGAGGCCCAGTACTGGTGGCAAGCAGAATGCTGCTTGTTACAGCTTCAAAATGCCGATGTTCCTTGGGATATATTCCAGACGGCCTTCTAGAAGAAGTACTTTCCTGCGTCTGCAAGGAAAGCGAAGGAGATGGAACTTATGCAGCTGAAGTAAGGTTCCTTGTCTGTGGAAAATTATACTAGCAAATTTGAGGAGCTTTGTAGGTTCTCTAGGGTGTGTCAGAGTGCCCCAAAAACCTATAAAAGCTGGAAGTGGATAAATACCAAAGGGGCTTGAAGGATAGCATAATGACTGCTGTGGCCCTTATGAAGATTCATACCTTCTCCGATTTGGTAAATGAGGTGAGGGTGGTTGAGGAGTATACAAGGACAGTAGCTGTGTCCAAGGACACTCATGAAGGGAACACTAGTAAGAGACTTGGCATGTATTTTCATCCGAGGGGTCAGAGTTTCAAGAGAGGAGGATATGTGCCTCAAGGTCAAGGAGGCTTCAGAAAGAACACTCAGAATAAGTTTCAGTATGCCAAAGGAAGAGGAAATCAGAGTAAGAATTCTCTGGATTTGACTTGTGTGCATTGTGGATGTTTTCATCCATATGACTCTTGCAAGATTGGTTTAGGTGGTTGCTTTAACTATGGATTTCTGGATCACATTACGAGATATTGCACTCGTGGGAAGAACTCGAATGCGAGTCAGAGTCAGCACCAAGGGCGAGTATTTGCTGTGAACGCCAAAGATGCCACTAAGGCGAATCCTCTTATGAGAGGTAACTATTTAATTGGTGATAAAGTCTTGATTGCATAGTATGATACTGGAGCTTTGCATTCGTTTATTTCATTTGCTAAAGTTGAGGAACTAGGCCTGAAAGTGTCAGAGTTAGCATTTGAATTGCATGTACATACTCCGCATCAGACGGTGGTGACTAGGTCAGGTTGTAGGCAAGTAGGATTCAAACTTGAGGATA from Arachis stenosperma cultivar V10309 chromosome 9, arast.V10309.gnm1.PFL2, whole genome shotgun sequence encodes the following:
- the LOC130949798 gene encoding uncharacterized protein LOC130949798, whose translation is MTAVALMKIHTFSDLVNEVRVVEEYTRTVAVSKDTHEGNTSKRLGMYFHPRGQSFKRGGYVPQGQGGFRKNTQNKFQYAKGRGNQSKNSLDLTCVHCGCFHPYDSCKIGLGGCFNYGFLDHITRYCTRGKNSNASQSQHQGRVFAVNAKDATKANPLMRVEELGLKVSELAFELHVHTPHQTVVTRSGCRQVGFKLEDRDFVHDLICLLMVGFDMILGFHWLSKNRVLLDCFERSIQFMLEGENRAVVAEGYYLNSLDQIPIVRDFSKVFSEDIPEFPPQREIEFAIELVPGARPVLIVPYRMAPIELAELKTQLEELLNKRFIRPSVSPWEAPVLLVEKKDGGMPLCVDYRQLNKVIVKNKYPLPRIDDLMNQLQGADVFS